The following proteins are encoded in a genomic region of Labeo rohita strain BAU-BD-2019 chromosome 5, IGBB_LRoh.1.0, whole genome shotgun sequence:
- the shisa2a gene encoding shisa family member 2a — protein sequence MASSISCALFLLVSIVLPVSFALSGEYCHGWTDSFNSWHRGFQCPERFDGEDARYCCGTCALKYCCTYAEARLDQSTCDTGSESENTDDVRMLTESVPTYLPFVIVVSAFLSFVLVGAVVSICCCQCVKPKASERPTGPSAAQTSLLESGGPSVDNSTPSRTSTSGSSLTNARPPPSELSVNLYGPMGNAFPTAQAQQYVPPLPQGAPQFYQPYMNYALPPERSMLMAPAFLDARPAFGQVHGQPFPQGPMHTEPIYPTVTI from the exons ATGGCTTCATCCATCTCCTGCGCGCTCTTTCTATTGGTATCAATCGTTCTCCCAGTGTCTTTTGCGTTATCGGGGGAATATTGTCACGGCTGGACGGATTCATTCAACTCCTGGCACCGGGGATTCCAGTGTCCGGAGCGCTTTGACGGCGAGGATGCGCGGTACTGCTGCGGGACATGCGCTCTCAAGTACTGCTGTACGTACGCAGAGGCTCGCCTCGATCAGAGCACCTGCGACACTGGATCGGAATCTGAAAACACGGATGATGTGAGAATGTTGACAGAAAGTG TTCCAACCTATCTGCCTTTTGTGATTGTGGTGAGCGCGTTCCTGTCGTTCGTTCTGGTCGGTGCGGTTGTATCTATCTGCTGCTGCCAGTGTGTGAAACCCAAAGCGAGCGAACGGCCAACGGGTCCATCCGCTGCTCAGACCAGCCTGTTGGAGTCCGGAGGACCTTCTGTGGACAACTCCACACCGTCCCGCACCTCCACTTCAGGCTCCTCCTTGACAAACGCTCGTCCTCCACCATCCGAGCTCAGCGTGAACCTCTACGGCCCGATGGGAAACGCATTCCCAACTGCTCAGGCCCAACAGTATGTTCCTCCACTCCCACAAGGGGCGCCACAGTTTTATCAGCCCTACATGAATTACGCTCTCCCTCCGGAACGCAGCATGCTGATGGCCCCTGCGTTTTTGGATGCCCGTCCTGCATTCGGGCAAGTGCACGGACAGCCTTTTCCTCAGGGGCCCATGCACACGGAGCCCATCTATCCCACTGTCACTATCTGA